In the genome of Streptomyces sp. V2I9, one region contains:
- a CDS encoding acyl carrier protein: MGVDEVAVEADDPALDDVGDRLLSIVCTRLNTSCTLDDNFFALGGGSLDALEVLARIREEFGVRIRLREFFKAETLRDLRDMMGSAA; this comes from the coding sequence ATGGGCGTCGATGAAGTCGCAGTTGAGGCGGATGATCCCGCTCTCGACGACGTCGGGGACCGCCTGCTGTCGATCGTGTGCACCCGGTTGAACACCTCCTGCACACTCGATGACAACTTCTTCGCTCTCGGGGGCGGTTCCCTCGACGCACTCGAAGTCCTTGCGCGAATCCGTGAGGAGTTCGGGGTCCGTATTCGACTGCGGGAATTCTTCAAGGCGGAAACCCTCCGCGATCTCCGGGACATGATGGGAAGCGCGGCGTGA
- a CDS encoding GNAT family N-acetyltransferase: MDVEYQRYDWASVKVVADEMVEVYARVYDKPPYTGDPFFSVASFRERLETAFDSDGFETVTACRGGQIIGYVHGATLPVDKPWWISLGTRRPMQLQTLADIRQVFWLRELMVLPEHQNQGLGRKIHDTVISGRAESATTLTCIIDNQPAHDAYLRWGYTVMGEIRHAPESPIYNAMYLPSSR, from the coding sequence GTGGATGTGGAGTACCAGCGATACGATTGGGCGTCAGTCAAGGTTGTCGCCGACGAGATGGTCGAGGTGTACGCAAGGGTGTACGACAAGCCCCCGTACACCGGCGATCCGTTCTTCTCCGTCGCCTCCTTCCGGGAACGACTAGAGACGGCTTTCGATAGCGATGGCTTCGAGACCGTGACCGCGTGCAGGGGCGGGCAGATCATCGGATACGTGCACGGCGCCACGCTGCCCGTCGACAAGCCGTGGTGGATCTCCCTCGGCACCCGGAGGCCGATGCAGCTCCAGACCCTCGCGGACATCCGGCAGGTCTTCTGGCTCCGTGAGCTGATGGTCCTCCCCGAGCACCAGAACCAGGGCCTCGGCAGAAAGATCCATGACACCGTGATCTCGGGACGCGCGGAGAGCGCCACCACCCTGACCTGCATCATCGACAATCAGCCAGCGCATGACGCCTATCTGCGATGGGGGTACACGGTGATGGGGGAGATCAGGCACGCCCCAGAGTCACCGATCTACAACGCCATGTACCTGCCTAGCTCACGATGA
- a CDS encoding gamma-glutamylcyclotransferase family protein, giving the protein MVMYQIPAQSSPIAAASGRGDRIAPDAAILFAYGTLQFDAVLEALVGRVSQKVSASAPGWRAASLEGRVCPGLVAAHGSAAPGVLFTDLSRREWTILDAFEDDRYDLREVTLTSGERGLAYVWPDGEVLEEDWDAEQFRARHLGEYAARCARIAPGLIAGAGQRTGRTAPERDENGA; this is encoded by the coding sequence ATGGTCATGTACCAGATACCCGCCCAGTCCTCCCCAATCGCGGCGGCTTCCGGTCGTGGTGACCGAATTGCGCCGGATGCTGCGATCTTGTTCGCGTACGGGACGCTCCAGTTCGATGCCGTCCTCGAAGCGCTGGTCGGCCGGGTGTCACAGAAGGTGTCGGCTAGCGCGCCCGGCTGGCGCGCGGCGTCCCTGGAGGGCCGGGTCTGCCCGGGGCTCGTAGCGGCGCACGGCTCCGCGGCGCCCGGCGTACTTTTCACCGACCTCAGCCGGAGGGAGTGGACGATTCTCGACGCCTTCGAGGACGACCGCTACGACCTGCGCGAGGTGACGCTGACCTCCGGCGAGCGAGGACTCGCCTATGTCTGGCCGGACGGCGAGGTACTGGAGGAGGACTGGGATGCTGAGCAGTTCCGTGCCCGTCATCTTGGCGAGTACGCCGCGCGGTGTGCGCGGATTGCCCCGGGGCTGATCGCCGGAGCCGGCCAACGAACCGGGCGGACTGCGCCCGAGCGCGACGAAAATGGAGCATGA
- a CDS encoding tyrosine recombinase XerC: MADIKKITLGSGKVRYRFVIDIGRGEGGKRKQLTVTRNTLREAKAELLRIESERGSGTFVQPSRLTVGDWIDQWLEKKAEDLEVTTIYNYRITLDRVRGKLEGILLQELTEEDVENWVKWTLKYGRVRGKGAGAPLAVTTVDMSLARLKECLNRAVTKRLVSMNVAQNLSIPRRARKEERKNKEELKPWDVAEVHVFVRGIQADRFYAPLLLSLMGLRPAEVCGLRWEDVDLESGTIRIANTRTMMGNRTVVEKDTKSMAGERELPLPAPVWGALRSFKSLQATEELALGPDYRDSGYVLVDEVGEVRNIKQLRRRAYRIMALLGLRRVRLYDARATCFTYLANMGVPDHLLARWAGHTNVRTTKKWYVKPGVEDLRGAATVWGGLHGSGGGHTAES; encoded by the coding sequence ATGGCCGATATTAAGAAGATTACACTCGGTTCAGGGAAGGTGAGATACCGATTCGTTATCGATATCGGGCGAGGGGAGGGTGGTAAGCGTAAGCAGCTAACGGTTACGCGAAACACGCTTCGAGAGGCCAAAGCGGAGCTGCTTCGAATTGAAAGCGAACGAGGTTCGGGCACATTCGTTCAACCTAGTCGACTGACGGTCGGTGATTGGATTGACCAATGGTTGGAAAAGAAGGCGGAGGACCTCGAAGTGACCACGATCTACAACTATCGAATCACCCTGGATCGGGTTCGAGGAAAGCTTGAGGGGATCCTGCTTCAGGAGCTCACTGAAGAGGATGTGGAAAATTGGGTGAAATGGACCCTGAAGTATGGTCGTGTTCGCGGAAAGGGGGCAGGGGCGCCGCTTGCGGTGACGACAGTTGACATGAGTCTAGCGCGGCTTAAAGAGTGTTTGAATCGCGCAGTGACCAAGCGGCTGGTGTCCATGAACGTGGCTCAAAATCTTTCAATTCCGCGTCGGGCGCGAAAAGAAGAGCGGAAGAATAAGGAGGAGCTGAAGCCTTGGGATGTTGCAGAGGTTCATGTATTCGTGCGGGGAATTCAAGCGGATAGGTTTTACGCCCCGCTCTTGCTTTCTCTTATGGGGCTTCGCCCGGCGGAAGTCTGCGGACTTCGTTGGGAAGATGTCGACTTGGAGTCCGGCACTATTCGCATTGCTAATACGCGCACGATGATGGGCAACCGGACGGTGGTTGAGAAAGATACAAAGTCGATGGCTGGAGAGCGGGAGCTTCCCCTACCAGCTCCGGTTTGGGGTGCGCTCCGGTCGTTCAAGTCCCTCCAGGCCACGGAAGAGCTGGCCCTCGGGCCCGACTACCGTGACTCTGGCTACGTGCTGGTGGACGAGGTAGGGGAGGTTCGGAACATCAAGCAACTCCGTCGACGGGCGTACCGAATCATGGCCCTGCTGGGTCTGCGTCGGGTGCGCCTCTACGACGCGCGAGCGACCTGCTTCACATATCTCGCCAACATGGGGGTGCCCGACCATCTGCTGGCTAGGTGGGCGGGGCACACGAACGTCCGCACCACCAAGAAATGGTACGTCAAGCCGGGTGTGGAGGATCTTCGCGGAGCCGCCACAGTGTGGGGAGGGCTGCACGGGTCTGGCGGAGGACATACCGCAGAGTCGTGA
- a CDS encoding alpha/beta fold hydrolase, producing the protein MSETQPQAMKYQVDGPEDAPWLVLGPSLGTTWHMWDRQIPELSQHWRVFRYDLPGHGGAPAHAAASVADLADRLLATLDGLGVQRFGYAGCSIGGAVGADLALRHPHRIASLALVASSPRFGTADEFRRRGVIVRTNGLEPMARTAPEHWFTPGFAAAQPAIVEWAVQMVRTTDPGCYIAACEALAAFDIRGALGRIGVPTLVLVGAEDQVTGPAEARTLVAGIPDARLALVPGASHLAPVEQPAAVSDLLLTHFSTGWQQDTSAAIPVLPHAPGPAVPATPFAPVAEIASAAAPAAVPTPDDRYEQGTRVRREVLGDSHVDAVNATADAFTEDFQELVTRYAWGEVWSRDGLDRRTRSCITLTALVASGHLEGLAAHTRAALRNGLTPAEIKEVLLQTAVYCGLPAAGAAFAVAGKVIQEETTPPA; encoded by the coding sequence ATGAGTGAGACGCAGCCGCAAGCGATGAAGTACCAGGTAGATGGGCCAGAGGACGCACCTTGGTTGGTGCTCGGTCCTAGCCTCGGTACTACATGGCACATGTGGGACCGCCAGATTCCCGAGCTGTCGCAGCACTGGCGGGTCTTCCGCTACGACCTGCCCGGCCACGGCGGCGCGCCCGCCCACGCCGCCGCCTCCGTCGCCGACCTCGCGGACCGGCTGCTGGCGACGCTGGACGGGCTCGGCGTCCAGCGGTTCGGCTACGCCGGCTGCTCGATCGGCGGGGCGGTCGGCGCGGACCTGGCGCTGCGCCACCCGCACCGGATCGCCTCGCTGGCGCTGGTCGCGTCCTCGCCCCGGTTCGGCACGGCCGACGAGTTCCGCCGGCGGGGCGTGATCGTCCGTACCAACGGCCTGGAGCCGATGGCCCGCACCGCCCCGGAGCACTGGTTCACCCCCGGCTTCGCCGCCGCCCAGCCCGCCATCGTCGAGTGGGCCGTACAGATGGTCCGGACCACCGATCCCGGCTGCTACATCGCCGCCTGCGAGGCGCTCGCCGCGTTCGACATCCGCGGTGCGCTGGGCCGGATCGGCGTCCCCACGCTGGTGCTGGTCGGAGCGGAGGACCAGGTCACCGGCCCCGCCGAGGCCCGCACGCTGGTCGCCGGGATACCGGACGCCCGCCTGGCGCTCGTCCCCGGCGCCTCCCACCTCGCCCCCGTCGAGCAGCCCGCCGCCGTCAGCGACCTGCTGCTGACGCACTTCTCCACCGGCTGGCAGCAGGACACCTCGGCCGCGATCCCGGTCCTGCCCCACGCCCCCGGCCCCGCCGTCCCGGCCACCCCGTTCGCCCCGGTGGCCGAGATCGCGTCGGCCGCCGCGCCCGCCGCCGTACCGACGCCCGACGACCGGTACGAGCAGGGCACGCGGGTACGCCGGGAAGTGCTGGGGGACTCCCATGTGGACGCGGTGAACGCCACGGCGGACGCCTTCACCGAGGACTTCCAGGAGCTGGTCACCCGGTACGCCTGGGGCGAGGTGTGGAGCCGGGACGGCCTCGACCGTCGCACCCGCAGCTGCATCACGCTCACCGCTCTGGTCGCCTCCGGCCACCTGGAGGGCCTGGCCGCGCACACCCGCGCCGCCCTGCGCAACGGACTGACGCCCGCCGAGATCAAGGAAGTCCTCCTCCAGACCGCCGTCTACTGCGGCCTCCCGGCCGCCGGGGCCGCGTTCGCCGTCGCGGGAAAGGTGATCCAGGAGGAAACCACACCCCCCGCGTAG
- a CDS encoding exodeoxyribonuclease III, with amino-acid sequence MRIATWNVNSITARLPRLLAWLESSGTDVLCIQETKCTAEQFPAEALRELGYESAVNATGRWNGVALLSRVGLTDVVTGLPGGPDYDGVQEPRAISATCGPLRLWSVYVPNGREVEHEHYAYKLRWLEALRKAVAADAAGSLPFAVLGDFNVAPTDEDVWDPALFEGATHVTPAERAALAALEAEGLGEVVPRPLKYDRAYTFWDYRELRFPKNKGMRIDLTYGNPLFTAVVKDSYVDREERKGKGASDHAPVVVDLDL; translated from the coding sequence ATGCGCATCGCCACCTGGAACGTCAATTCGATCACCGCCCGGCTGCCGAGGCTGCTGGCCTGGCTGGAGAGCAGCGGCACCGATGTGCTGTGCATCCAGGAGACCAAGTGCACGGCCGAGCAGTTCCCCGCCGAAGCCCTGCGCGAGCTGGGGTACGAGTCCGCGGTCAACGCCACGGGCCGGTGGAACGGGGTCGCGCTGCTCTCGCGCGTCGGCCTCACCGATGTGGTCACCGGCCTGCCCGGCGGCCCGGACTACGACGGCGTCCAGGAGCCCCGCGCGATCTCGGCGACCTGCGGACCGCTGCGCCTGTGGTCGGTGTACGTGCCCAACGGCCGCGAGGTCGAGCACGAGCATTACGCGTACAAGCTGCGCTGGCTGGAGGCACTGCGCAAGGCCGTCGCCGCCGACGCGGCGGGGAGCCTGCCGTTCGCGGTCCTGGGTGACTTCAATGTGGCCCCCACCGACGAGGACGTCTGGGACCCGGCCCTGTTCGAGGGCGCCACGCATGTGACGCCCGCCGAGCGGGCCGCCCTCGCCGCCCTGGAGGCGGAAGGGCTGGGCGAGGTGGTTCCGCGCCCCCTCAAGTACGACCGCGCCTACACGTTCTGGGACTACCGCGAGCTGCGGTTCCCCAAGAACAAGGGCATGCGGATCGACCTGACGTACGGCAACCCGCTCTTCACGGCGGTCGTCAAGGACAGCTACGTGGACCGTGAGGAGCGCAAGGGCAAGGGCGCGTCCGACCACGCTCCAGTGGTGGTCGACCTCGACCTCTGA
- a CDS encoding Clp protease N-terminal domain-containing protein yields MSQPLPVSPSVRLDDLIEAIKKTNDDALEQLSGAVLAADHLGDVADHLIGHFVDQARRSGASWTDIGRSMGVTRQAAQKRFVPKKGEGASDLDPNEGFNRFTPRARNVVVASHNEARAARNAEIVPAHLILGLLAEPEAVAARVLTGQGVSADALRTAATAVLPAAMDEAPELIPYDADSRKALELTFREALRLGHNYIGTEHILLALLEFEDGSGVLTGLGLDKEAVSAAVERAVSEAAARTPGQ; encoded by the coding sequence ATGTCGCAGCCTCTTCCCGTCAGCCCTTCCGTACGCCTCGACGACTTGATCGAGGCCATCAAGAAGACCAACGACGACGCCCTGGAACAGCTCTCCGGCGCGGTGCTCGCCGCCGACCACCTCGGCGACGTGGCCGATCACCTGATCGGCCACTTCGTGGACCAGGCCCGCCGCTCCGGCGCCTCCTGGACGGACATCGGCCGCAGCATGGGGGTCACCCGCCAGGCGGCCCAGAAGCGCTTCGTGCCCAAGAAGGGCGAGGGCGCGTCGGACCTGGACCCCAACGAGGGCTTCAACCGTTTCACCCCGCGCGCCCGCAACGTGGTGGTCGCCTCCCACAACGAGGCCCGGGCGGCCCGGAACGCCGAGATCGTCCCCGCTCACCTGATCCTCGGCCTCCTCGCCGAGCCCGAGGCCGTCGCCGCGCGTGTGCTCACCGGCCAGGGCGTGAGCGCGGACGCGCTGCGAACGGCCGCGACCGCCGTGCTGCCCGCCGCCATGGACGAGGCGCCCGAGCTCATCCCGTACGACGCGGACTCCCGCAAGGCCCTGGAACTGACCTTCCGCGAGGCGCTCCGGCTCGGCCACAACTACATCGGCACCGAGCACATCCTGCTCGCCCTGCTGGAGTTCGAGGACGGCTCCGGCGTACTGACCGGCCTCGGCCTGGACAAGGAGGCCGTGTCCGCCGCGGTGGAGCGGGCCGTGAGCGAGGCGGCGGCCCGAACCCCGGGGCAGTAG
- a CDS encoding SDR family NAD(P)-dependent oxidoreductase, with translation MSTQTYVSGLFSLVGRVAVVTGGSSGIGRGIAGALARAGASVVVVARREAELKATVEELAADGCRAARVSADLGTGEGVRAAADGAVAAFGEPDILVNCAGINLRPPMGDLGEDVWDATMAVNLKAPYLLGQRFGPGMAERGYGRIIHVSSQQAHRAFVNSGAYGVSKGGLESLARSQAEAWSPHGVTVNTLVPGFVLTPLNARLQADPEKVESLAARTLVGRNGLAEDFAGAAVFLAGRSSAYVTGQSVFVDGGFSVH, from the coding sequence ATGAGTACGCAGACGTATGTGTCGGGCCTGTTCTCGCTGGTCGGGCGGGTTGCCGTCGTGACGGGCGGGAGTTCCGGGATCGGACGGGGCATTGCCGGGGCGCTTGCGCGGGCCGGGGCGAGTGTGGTCGTCGTGGCTCGGCGAGAGGCCGAATTGAAGGCCACCGTCGAGGAGTTGGCCGCCGATGGGTGCCGGGCCGCCCGGGTGAGCGCCGATCTGGGCACGGGTGAAGGAGTGCGCGCCGCTGCCGACGGCGCGGTCGCCGCGTTCGGGGAGCCGGACATTCTCGTCAACTGCGCCGGCATCAACCTGCGGCCGCCCATGGGCGATCTCGGTGAGGACGTGTGGGACGCCACCATGGCCGTGAACCTGAAGGCCCCGTACCTGCTGGGTCAGCGGTTCGGGCCCGGCATGGCCGAGCGCGGGTACGGGCGGATCATCCACGTCAGCTCGCAGCAGGCGCACCGCGCCTTCGTGAACAGCGGGGCGTACGGGGTGTCCAAGGGCGGGCTGGAGTCGCTGGCCCGGTCGCAGGCGGAGGCGTGGTCGCCGCACGGTGTCACCGTGAACACCCTCGTGCCGGGGTTCGTGCTGACGCCGCTGAACGCGCGTCTCCAGGCGGACCCGGAGAAGGTGGAGTCGCTCGCCGCCCGGACCCTCGTCGGGCGCAACGGCCTCGCCGAGGACTTCGCGGGGGCCGCGGTGTTCCTGGCGGGCCGCTCCTCGGCGTACGTCACCGGCCAGTCCGTCTTCGTGGACGGCGGGTTCTCGGTGCACTGA
- a CDS encoding serine/threonine-protein kinase, whose amino-acid sequence MAMSELLEPQGTGPFRTVAVLGEGGMGRVLLGVSPDGRLVAVKQVHADLADDDGFRARFRREVAASRRVSGAYTAPVLDADAEAPVPWLASAFVPGPSLSQALEAVRTLPAPSVRQLAAGLAQALADIHRAGLIHRDLKPSNVLLAEDGVRVIDFGIARAAEGQTALTHAGAVLGSPPFMSPEQVHGRAPTPASDVFSLGATLFTACTGLPPFHADSVPGILYKVAHSDPDLSALPPELHEIIAPCLSKEEGDRPSPAELLALIGTVAPTARPWPAEVHRITAAQRTEIDRLVSLPDRTTSISPAPRTQPPPPGFAPPAAVGSAAEHGSSRRGRTLGLVVGGVLVAAAVTAAALLLPQGEDPKGKPTRAAAERTPSPDTTWNVPTPGTTPLSKVPDKHPTDLPNCAKRSSPVRVPSLFDAPTGPTKEQTHHDPDAHELMSWCTWNSRSGDEINVSWKRYGSHPEEGTGAEQAKKYYEGFFYPGHGRREDIGLGEEALWVTDDDRNNCLLYVRDVNLVVITSVSGRAHPPGTCEKLTTDVTGDALSAVTS is encoded by the coding sequence ATGGCTATGTCGGAACTGCTGGAACCGCAGGGGACCGGACCGTTCAGGACGGTCGCTGTGCTCGGCGAGGGCGGGATGGGCCGGGTCCTTCTCGGTGTCTCGCCGGACGGACGGCTGGTCGCCGTCAAGCAGGTGCACGCCGATCTGGCTGATGACGACGGGTTCCGCGCCCGGTTCCGGCGTGAGGTGGCCGCATCGCGCAGAGTGTCCGGTGCCTACACCGCGCCGGTCCTCGACGCCGATGCCGAGGCACCCGTCCCCTGGCTGGCCTCGGCCTTCGTGCCGGGCCCCTCGTTGAGCCAGGCGCTGGAGGCGGTACGGACGCTGCCCGCCCCGTCCGTACGGCAGCTGGCCGCGGGGCTGGCGCAGGCACTGGCCGACATCCACCGTGCCGGGCTGATCCACCGCGACCTCAAGCCGTCGAACGTGCTGCTCGCCGAGGACGGCGTACGGGTCATCGACTTCGGTATCGCGCGGGCGGCCGAAGGTCAGACCGCGCTCACCCACGCCGGTGCGGTGCTGGGGTCGCCGCCGTTCATGTCGCCGGAACAGGTGCACGGGCGCGCGCCGACACCGGCGAGTGACGTCTTCTCGCTCGGTGCCACCCTGTTCACGGCCTGCACCGGACTGCCGCCGTTCCACGCCGACTCGGTGCCCGGGATCCTCTACAAGGTCGCGCACTCCGATCCCGACCTGAGCGCGCTCCCGCCGGAACTCCACGAGATCATCGCCCCGTGCCTGTCCAAGGAGGAGGGGGACCGCCCGAGCCCGGCAGAGCTGTTGGCGCTGATCGGTACCGTCGCTCCGACGGCCCGCCCCTGGCCCGCGGAGGTCCACCGGATCACCGCCGCGCAGCGGACCGAGATCGACAGGCTGGTCAGCCTGCCGGACCGTACCACCAGCATCTCCCCGGCACCGCGCACCCAGCCGCCCCCGCCGGGCTTCGCCCCTCCCGCCGCCGTCGGGTCCGCCGCGGAGCACGGCTCGTCACGGCGTGGCCGAACCCTCGGGCTCGTCGTCGGCGGCGTTCTGGTGGCGGCCGCCGTGACGGCGGCGGCGTTGCTGTTGCCACAGGGTGAGGACCCGAAGGGGAAGCCCACGCGCGCGGCCGCGGAACGGACGCCGTCACCGGACACGACCTGGAATGTCCCGACCCCTGGGACCACGCCGCTGTCGAAGGTCCCGGACAAGCACCCGACCGACCTGCCGAACTGCGCGAAGCGCAGCAGCCCGGTACGGGTGCCTTCCCTGTTCGACGCTCCGACGGGGCCGACCAAGGAGCAGACCCATCACGACCCCGACGCGCACGAGTTGATGAGCTGGTGCACCTGGAATTCCCGGAGCGGCGACGAGATCAATGTGTCCTGGAAGCGCTACGGTTCCCACCCCGAGGAGGGCACCGGGGCTGAGCAGGCGAAGAAGTACTACGAGGGCTTCTTCTACCCGGGCCACGGCCGGCGTGAGGACATCGGACTCGGCGAGGAAGCGCTCTGGGTGACCGACGACGACAGAAACAACTGTTTGCTGTACGTACGGGACGTCAACCTCGTCGTGATCACCAGCGTCTCGGGCCGCGCCCACCCGCCGGGCACGTGCGAGAAACTGACCACCGACGTAACGGGAGACGCGTTGAGCGCGGTGACGTCCTGA
- a CDS encoding serine/threonine-protein kinase has product MKPLSPSTPASAGPYRLHAELGRGGMGRVLLGTGTDGRIVAVKQVHARLAADDGFRTRFRREVAASRKVSGAFTAAVLDADPDAATPWLASAFVPGPSLGAAVSAAGALPPQDVRRLAAGLAAALTAIHRAGLVHRDLKPENVLLAEDGARVIDFGIARVVDGAGGTALTQTDLVIGSPPFMSPEQAEGREPTASSDVFSLGSVLVFAATGLSPFAGASTAQSLYNVVHTQPDLMSVPAELRRIIEPCLVKDPAARPSPAQLQELIGPVAHSVRPWPPAVHRMLEEQRASIDRLLNGHERTVVSAPASPSTLASAPTQTAVRPASAAPPPGRPRTKVIAASVAAGVLALAGVGVGVYALTSGGGEPSDRRNSSSSDAAGDKKTPAADPGDGGDPSTGAEQQPDTYTKVPLCAEAAKNLPLKGLSKNPDSYQESGDRASNTCSWYGSYEEGGVSYRDESPHAFVIWDIKRTSNSSSGPTDNGTFFQRQIFDTRAKEEGKREPALGFGDAAYWRDLTNPAEDPGTNCSLMVLDGNLSVRVDLGGDEHPPARCRSDAKKVAAAAIAAMPG; this is encoded by the coding sequence ATGAAGCCTCTGAGCCCCTCCACCCCCGCTTCGGCCGGCCCCTACCGCCTCCACGCCGAGCTCGGGCGCGGCGGCATGGGCAGGGTGCTGCTCGGTACCGGGACCGACGGCCGGATCGTCGCGGTCAAGCAGGTACATGCCCGGCTCGCGGCCGACGACGGCTTCCGTACCCGGTTCCGGCGGGAGGTGGCCGCTTCCCGCAAGGTGTCCGGCGCCTTCACCGCGGCGGTCCTCGACGCCGACCCGGACGCGGCCACCCCCTGGCTCGCCTCGGCCTTCGTCCCCGGTCCGTCGCTGGGCGCGGCGGTGTCGGCGGCCGGAGCACTTCCCCCACAGGACGTGCGAAGGCTCGCTGCCGGTCTCGCGGCGGCGCTGACGGCGATCCACCGGGCGGGTCTCGTCCACCGCGACCTCAAACCGGAGAACGTCCTGCTGGCCGAGGACGGTGCGCGGGTCATCGACTTCGGGATCGCCCGCGTCGTCGACGGCGCCGGCGGTACGGCCCTGACGCAGACGGACCTCGTCATCGGTTCGCCGCCGTTCATGTCGCCCGAGCAGGCCGAAGGCCGCGAACCGACCGCGTCGAGCGACGTGTTCTCGCTCGGTTCCGTGCTGGTCTTCGCGGCCACGGGACTCAGCCCGTTCGCGGGCGCTTCGACGGCCCAGTCCTTGTACAACGTCGTCCACACGCAGCCCGACCTGATGTCCGTGCCGGCCGAGTTGCGGCGGATCATCGAGCCCTGCCTCGTCAAGGACCCGGCGGCCCGCCCCAGCCCGGCACAACTCCAGGAGCTCATCGGGCCCGTCGCCCACTCCGTACGGCCGTGGCCCCCGGCCGTGCACCGCATGCTCGAAGAGCAGCGGGCGAGCATCGACCGGCTGCTGAACGGCCACGAGCGCACCGTGGTGTCCGCTCCCGCGTCCCCGAGCACCCTGGCTTCGGCGCCCACACAGACCGCGGTACGGCCCGCCTCTGCCGCACCGCCACCGGGCCGGCCGCGCACCAAGGTCATCGCGGCGTCGGTGGCGGCCGGAGTGCTCGCCCTGGCCGGTGTGGGCGTCGGGGTGTACGCACTGACGTCCGGGGGCGGGGAGCCCTCCGACCGGCGGAACAGCTCATCGTCGGACGCCGCCGGGGACAAGAAGACCCCGGCCGCCGATCCGGGGGACGGTGGCGATCCGTCGACGGGAGCCGAGCAGCAGCCGGATACGTACACGAAGGTGCCGCTCTGCGCGGAGGCGGCGAAGAACCTTCCGCTGAAGGGATTGAGCAAGAACCCGGACAGCTACCAGGAATCCGGCGACCGAGCATCCAATACCTGCTCGTGGTACGGAAGTTACGAGGAGGGCGGCGTCAGCTACCGCGACGAATCGCCGCACGCCTTCGTCATATGGGACATCAAGAGGACCTCGAACAGCTCCTCCGGCCCCACGGACAACGGGACCTTCTTCCAGCGCCAGATCTTCGACACGAGGGCGAAGGAGGAGGGCAAGCGCGAACCGGCACTCGGCTTCGGCGACGCGGCCTACTGGCGCGACCTCACCAACCCTGCCGAAGACCCCGGAACCAACTGCTCACTGATGGTCCTGGACGGCAACCTCTCGGTGCGGGTGGACCTCGGCGGCGACGAACACCCTCCGGCACGCTGCCGGTCGGACGCCAAGAAGGTCGCCGCGGCGGCGATCGCCGCCATGCCCGGATGA
- a CDS encoding DUF6278 family protein, with protein sequence MNIPFLDNWRKRQGGTQGGALVAAVETDPDGVAELLAECELLRVRAGQQGLELDDAPASLAALDQLSPRWRDDPEELPWLGNDAGLYLGTVIVRTVPGAAWDVWPSGQPVVRLESGREIDVVAAGLDWAMSGSPELSQIYAESAEN encoded by the coding sequence ATGAACATCCCCTTCTTGGACAACTGGCGTAAGCGTCAGGGTGGTACGCAGGGAGGCGCGCTCGTCGCCGCTGTCGAGACGGATCCCGACGGTGTGGCCGAGCTGCTCGCCGAGTGTGAACTGCTGCGCGTCCGGGCGGGGCAGCAAGGACTCGAACTCGACGACGCCCCGGCTTCGTTGGCCGCGCTCGACCAGTTGTCGCCCCGCTGGCGCGACGACCCCGAGGAGCTGCCCTGGCTCGGCAACGACGCCGGTCTCTACCTCGGCACGGTGATCGTGCGGACCGTCCCCGGCGCCGCGTGGGACGTCTGGCCGAGCGGGCAGCCCGTGGTGCGGCTGGAGTCCGGCCGGGAGATCGATGTCGTCGCCGCCGGGCTGGACTGGGCCATGTCCGGCAGTCCGGAGCTCTCGCAGATCTACGCGGAGTCGGCCGAGAACTGA